In the genome of Choristoneura fumiferana chromosome 21, NRCan_CFum_1, whole genome shotgun sequence, the window AAGCGGAGTTATatccatttttaaaataattcaaatacaTAGGGCACAAGTACACACGTAAAAATTGCGAAATTATGACGTTTGAAGATTTGATTTGACGTGACTGACAGTGACGTGACATCATTGTCTATGAGAACTAGGGCGTGACTAGGATCATCGTAAAATCTTAGTAGTGTAAATACCGGTTTTTTGTACAGATTTATGGCAACACAATTTGCTTCAAATAAATGGCCAAAGTATCAGCAGCCAAGGCAAAAAATCCAGACTAgcctaaaaaaaacaaacaaccaGAGTTGCCATTTTGACACTgtcagttaaaataaataacataaaattctATTTTTACGCATCGatacaaaacaaatacctatttacttaattttgtttgaaGTATTGAGCTGTTCTACAAATAATCATTATGGCCGCAACAAATAACTCTAACCGTGTGAAACATACAATTCCTATTGACATTCTGGATGATCTATGTAGGTTAGTAAACTTTGCAACTAATTTTgatgaatatttttaatttgttgtttaCTATACATTGCACAGACATGTTATACCTGAATAACGTTTCTGCTATTATTGTTAGGGCGCTTATGGCTGAGAATACACATGCTTATagcttgcattttttttttcggaaaattaGCTTGCATGCTTGTGTCATATTTATACATCAGACGCCAGCTACTTGTGTATTGCTTCTGTACAAAGTGAAAATATTGCATTTTAGATACTGTGGGCAGATACTAGTATTTGGAAGAAAAATCTTTCTCAGCTTCTAACTATGCTTAGTAAATccccacattttataattacaatCTGCTACTAGGGTTTTTTTGCTTAGCATaataaaaaccgttttttttaacCTTGAAGTTTTTCATTGTTAATGGGTCACTATTTTACTACACTACTTACACTATTATTTTGCTTTTATTAGCAATATACCTACTTGCTCaaccaaatataaaataaacttgcaCCTCCTTtcctttctttccttctttgaTTTTACATGACAGAAGTGTCCTAACTGTCCCTCAAGGGCATCAGACCAACCAACCAAAAATTATGTATGCCAGTATTTTATCTGCAAACATAGGCATCTGTAATATTATTgaacaatcaacaaaaaacccaaaataaattaacttaaaataactatttattactCCCAGCCGTTTCATTATCAACCTGCCAGCGGAGGAGCGGGACGACCTGGTCCGCATCTGCTTCCAGATGGAGTTGGCGCACTGGTTCTACCTGGACTATTACTGCACCGACGAGTCCACCAGCCTGCACCCCTGCGGCATCCGCGATTTTGCTGCACATATATTCCAGGTAGAGAATTGATGTTTTACACTTGTTTTGTGAATGTTTCAGGAAGAAAATGCAATAAGTCTTCGtcatatttctttaaattagcaattcctatatatttatttattcttggaATCTTGGAAACAGCttacgatttcaatgaaatttgcatTCATGTGTGAACAATCAAATTAACTTAGTTCAATCTCTGAAAAACGCGTGTTGTTTTTGAGTCTTAAATGttatagaaatttaaaaaaaaacatgaaatttggcatgattaTATTTGGATCAACTAATTCTTGTAGTTAATCTGTCCCAACAGCAAGGgaacaaaagtagtacagtttaaaagaagaaatgttgtgtcacaatattaacatgcttattagatgaccaattgagtttcttgccggattcttctcagcagaggtttttccgaaccggtggtaggttttttttgacattcataagtgcttgttatagcctaaattgaataaagatattttgactttgactttgactttgaattattgaaggggcttaaaactaccacaaaagtGCATGCATCCTATAAACTTatggtttaaagagtgactcaggagaatGTTACTATGGCAcaagtgacaagaaaaagttgttcAACCCATTTTATGCAATGTCAATGTAAATCATAACAATACCTTGATgctcaaagggcgtaaaggCACTCTCTATGGCATTTtatacagtatttttttctctatcaATCAGTATAATACACGTAAAAAAGTTTACtcaaaaatttactttacaGCCTATGTTGTTTTAGCCCCTaaacacatttattttcaaaattttgaatataaagaacaaaaaaattacattgtataataataatcaaggcAGTAAGTACACCGGTATTAAAGCgacacatatttttacactcccTTTATTGCCTCGAAAAAAATGTAAGACATACGGCATAAACACTGTAATTGATTCAACTGTCCTTTATGACCACCAAATATTTCactgtttattttgatttctcAAGACCGCAGCCTAATAATCAAAAGTATGGaataatacgatttttttactATCTGAAATGGCTTAATTTATTACCATAAAAAGAAGTTGAACTTTCCCATATAAcccatttaaaagaaaaaattgtgATGTTACCTTTACACCCTTGTGAACCAAAATAAGAAAAGTTTACTAGGTCTTAAAATGCATCTCATTCAATCCTTGTGTTTTCACTAGGGCGTATAGTTACGCCTCATCCTTCAAAATCATACTCATCCACAATATTACTTTTCCCAccctctgcagtaatatactattatttaattcaggattataatttaatgacatgaaataattatgattattgattgattgattgattgtgattttaattttaatttttaactttaaattgtataggtttaaaaaaatgcttaaataaagaaattattattattattgtaaacgTTTTGGTTTTGACTTTCCAGCACGTACCAACCCTCCGCGAGCACACAGCCCGGCTAGACTCGGTGCTGGAGAACTGGCGCGAGTACAAGCAAACAGTGCCGACGTACGGCGCCATCTTGTTGGACTCTGATCTGACGCACGTGCTGCTGGTGCAGTCCTACTGGACGAAGGCCTCGTGGGGCTTCCCCAAGGGCAAGGTCAACGAGGACGAGGAACCCTGGAAGTGTGCTGCCAGAGAGGTCAGTTactgaactgaaacaattacttcgctcatccgcgaccttaacctcttcaccgccacagtctatacatgaccaaattaaaaatcaagttgaattgtcgctggtttttctgtggcgtatagagcacgtcacttcgtttgttttgtggcggtgaaaaGATTAAGCCTGGTTTCCACCGCAAGCAGAGTGGACTCATTGTATGctatttatctttttatttatttattattgtgattgaaatataatatcgtaaatacaaactgagacatggatgcacagaaaaaccagaaaaagagaccagcgctgggaatcgaacccagcaatctgtgctgcatgctataacccCAAATATAAATATAGTTCCCAGAGTGAAAATGGTCAAAAATGTAACTAAGCCATTTTGCAACAGGTACTTGAGGAAACAGGATTCGACATAAGCAAATTGATAAACAAGAATGACTACATCGAGGCAATCATCCACGACCAGATTGTCCGTCTGTATCTCATACCGTACATCTCTCGGGACACCAAGTTCCAGCCCAGGACGAGGAACGAGATTAAGGCTTGCGAGTGGTTTCCGCTAGCCGACCTGCCATCTAACAAGAAGGATATGACACCTAAGgttagctattttttttattaaactaaacgCCACTTAGACAGTCCAAGGCTAAAAAAATTAATCGTTAAGGCCGTCCCCTATCTGTATGACCTTGCACGTTCCAACTCTCTCGATCCTCCCCCTTCTTCTTTCCTGTCTTACAACTTGCACATTATTGCGTCTATTCGCtcaactataaaaataaaataaacgataCTTTATCATTTATGATTGTATGCTTTATTATGAAACTAAGAAACACAAAACAACCAAAAATAAGTTAAACCATTAATTCAACATATTTTTCAGGTAAAAATGGGGGTCAGTCCGAACGCTTTCTTCATGGTGCTTCCATTCGTCAAACGAATGCGTCGCTGGGTCTCCGAGCGGAACCCTAAGAGCTTAGGGACCCGCCGCACCCGGCACAAGTCGCTCGGAGACATCGAAGTTACAACCCACAAGAACAAAGGGAAAATATCCCAAGGGCTACAGAACGAAATAACAGATTACCAAACCCAAAATCCTCCTTGCACTTCTAATAATCCCCCAGCAAAGTACAGTGCTAAAGTTCATCCCAAAAATGGTAGCGCTAAGAAAGATAGAAGAACGAAACGTCAACTGTTCACGCCGCAGAATACTCATAGTGCTAATTTTTCACCGGTGCAAAAGGATAAGAGTCCAGAAAAGGAGACCCCGAAGGTTAAAGAAGAAATTTTCATTGCACCATCGTGGGCCAATTTCAAGTTTGATGTGCAAGCGATATTGAATTGTCTGTATTAGTGTAGGTTGATCTAAAGACTGGGCTGGATAGGCGAAGGAAGATGTAATTTGTTTTGGGCAGGGTCGCCAAGCGCAAGTTTAGAggctacgctagctgacgcgggtTACACGGAACGGGTGGACGCCTGTTGAACAATAGGAGTTTGGcgatatttttgacaaaatcgttatttcctagtagtaAAATTTCCATTCACGTTATTTCCCAATATTCTTTTTTACTAAAGCTTATTTTCTCAGTAGAATTTTATTCCCAATCAGAGTGGACACCGATacagtgtcgacggagctccgctcgcgcggagctcctttttctgtgtagttttggcccttcgagccgatgcaaacttaacataacctaaacctacctatgtttctgtcgACTGGGAAAAaccgctactgtgaaaataagctttagtaaaaaagcatattggaaaaagaaattgggaaaaaacgcgaatggaaatttGGCTAACGATTTTGGGAATACGATTTTCCACCCCAACAATAAgtacgagcagcgctaactgcgcgcgtcgcgtgcataggatTGTACCTGCGCCCGCGCGAACTATCGTAGGCCCCTTAGATTTGCGACATACTTGACGCTATTAGATCTAGTGAACTATGTTAAGGCTGAATAtacactaacccccttattcataaacgacaatcaaacctattttagttaaaatgccgctaaaattcgtttgtccttatctgtcacttcgacatttgtatttgttagaaaggggcAAAGCATTTGTTAGCTAACATatgcttgttaagttttatgaataagggggtaaatctGTGGACAGTAGCTAAGCTGTGCAcggtaaaaatattagttaacaGAAAATTTTCCTAACCTTTCAATTTCTTCTACCGTGAAACATAGACGTTATTAAGATTACACGAGTCACTTAGATATTCATAGTCAAGATGtattcgacatgtttcgaacaaATCTTAAACCCTTGTCTTCATCACAATTACTAAACTACGCTAATCTATTATGCTTCTCCGGTAAAACAACGCTTTTGTTTTAGcgaaaaaagttaaattagtCTAGTTCGTTAATAtggaactccgcaaagtaagCATTAAGACTGGTACAATTTCCATATTTGTACTGTAGGTGAGTCAAGGTTTGCAAGGAGCCGATAaaggattcggatccgcttgagaaTCTGACTCTTGCACCTTCTCAACCTGTCCTGACCATAAACAATTTCTCTGTGTTCtttctttaatatttaagtatgtctaCTATTTATGATGGGTCATAGATAGAAGACATCAGGCAGGAGTGTTCATTCACATTACATATGTTAAAACAGTGAATAACACTCGCCTAAAGTTGGAAGTGAGCGTAAATTATTATATGCCATCGctctatgacaaaaaaaaaacgaaaattgtCGAATGTGTAAGAactggttcccacttgtcggatgtcgggcccggatttAAATCGGATGTTtcagtggcagaacattttatatgaagctataCACTTGCCCGACATGATTTTCTATACAAATGACCGACATCCGACTCGAAACGGATccgacacccgacaagtgggaacgggcTCTAAAGGTGTTGATCCacttgagcattcacttgtggaatgttacattacaggtataagctcacaaaataaacagaagCGTCTAAAGCTGGGTACTGACCTACGTTACTAGGTGTAATGTACATTCGCATCGAGCATGTTACGCATTGAGCATGTTCGCTGTGTTctcaaaatctgcgtaatgttgctagagttgtggataacgctcattatgaggcttaaagactcgaactcttaagactccagagtctgAAAGACTCGGACTATTTTTGAGAATTAagttggcttattttatgcgtatggatgcatgaaaccgtctttgcggcctttgagtcgttaagcctcgagtctttagggttcgagtcttcgAAATGatcgtttttcacaacactaaaTGTTGCTCGTAAAAGTCAAATTCTTGTGCTCCATATTCGCCAGCCACTCTCAGTAAAGATGGCGGACTTGTTACAGCGTACTAACTGAACCGCGTAACAGTCAAAGGATTCGCCAAAAAAAAGCGAGCAACGTGCGGCTCGTTGCTCGCTGGTTTCCCCGTAACACTAAGTACTGACTGCACGAATGCTCGCTGTGCAACATATTACATtacacctcgtaacgttggtcagcagggctactacgaaactctaaactcgaaactcgaagttcgtatcgtaccgtctctctcgctctcgtattaaatagtataagtgtcagagggaccgcacgacacgaacttcgagcttcgagtttcgtagtagccctgcagtacccACCTTTAGCGAGCATTCGAATGCAACGATGATTTGGCTTCGAGCTTTTCGCCGAGCATTCGACCGACATCACCGTGAAAAGCATTTACTAGAGCGCTCCTTAGATATCGTGTGAATGTTTGTAACAATGTTTGAGTCTTTGCTTGGTTCTGTGCGATGTTCAGTTCGACAAATTTAAAGAATAAACGGTGAATGCCCGATGTTCTGTAACAAATTAATGCATTGCATTTTTGAGCACCTTGAGTAAGGCCCGCGTCAAACTGTGTTGTATGAGTTTTTAACTTTATAACGACGACTGAGTTGGGTGTCTTTGCAATAGGACACTGAGCCTTACGTGGCAAAATCGACTCACAGTGCAACTTTATCTCAgtattgtacagtcaaacaatTTGATCCCTAAGTCATCACAGCACCTTGCCTTTTTTGTCTATAataatgttttcatcacacttgctcgtaaacagtgtcgtaacatgcaggctaccttggttgcaaccccccaaataaaaccctcgaccttaatgtgcttgtcatgaaacccgtggtcggtaaatgagtcattgcccgtactaattttcttgtcatgaagcccaaggtcggtaaatgagtttgttactgcatggtgtgcttctgctccgtgcgcgcgctgcacacgcaattcggcaatttaaaaaaaaatattagttttcttttacaaatatacaattttactcgcaaatgtgatgaaaaacattgtatgtcgcacgggcggtcctagaattacgaacatcgactctttaaagccctcagtcttcgacttcgggcttctaatagactctcgttcgtaattccttatttaccgcccttaagacacaatgtacattaacacaaaaactaacaaaattcgTTGACTGTATTTATCAGAAGTCACCGAGACATTTCTTGTGAAATGGTTGTATTGTGGGTCGAGGTTACGCCGGTTTATCTATAGTCAAAGAATGCGATTCCAGTTATGTCATGCAGTAGATAGTGGAGAACTAAATATTAGGGTGTACGTGTACCCCAGTCGCAAAACATACGTTGTTATATTACAACTACTTAATaggttgattacaaataaaagttGATTTATAAAAAATGGAACAGTGAAGTTttattcgtcatcatcagccggaagacttccactgctgaaGAAAGGTCTCCCACTTAGAACGCCacgatgaacgacaactcgccacttgcatccacgggttgcccgcaactctcacgatgtcgtcagtccacctggtgggaggcctgccaacgcttcgggttcgtggtcgccattcgAGGCTATCGGAGGAGCCAATAAAGGCTATCGGAGCTCACAGGAACTGCGTAGTGTCTACACTCATTAGTAGTGGTAACTGGTTAGAAGCGGTTATTCTTTGTTTTACATCTAGGCTATTTATAGCAATAATTGGAGTGTGGACTTTGCTATGCaataatcaatgaaaatggaACCACAAAACGAAACAATGGAATGTTTATTTCGTGCAATTTTCATATCTTTGTGAAGAGCTGGTGGGACAAATTATACGAAAAAATTAcacatttgtttaaaaaaaaaagaatatttttgtcCATAAAAATGTATGGTATCTACCGTAGTTCTGAAAAAGAATAGGCCAACATTATCTAATTTTGAAGACAAAATGGTCTACTCGTACTGTCAAAAGAAAatctttatattaaaaaaatatataagttattatttaaaataatttagctGCTCTTTAGTACTTTTAATATAGTAACCATGTTACTATAAAAGCTACATTAGTTGAACATACCTACGTTTAACGGGTAATAATCGCTATCCAGGATGCTCCCTCATGTTTGTCATCAGATAAAagacaatttaaaattataaatttatttcatctAATATACAGGACGAGTCTTAAGTCATTAAAAAGCCACTTGGATAGAGCAGGCCGACCACGGGACTAGACTCTaaacttattaattttaagaaagaatgtagttattatttgtaaattgcTGTGCCCTAAATGTTGGTAAATGTTGAACCTTCATACTTTTTAAGATCTTCATCACAACATTTAACACAATAGTTTAGAGTTTGAGCTCATATTGCTTAAACCCAGTTTAGACATTCAAGAAATATCGTACAAATCGTCTCAGCACTGAATGTCAGTTTAACCGACCGGATgcaaagtggttagagaacctgactatgaagcttgaggccccaggtttgatccccggccggggcagatatttgtatgaataatacgaatgtttctcgggtcttggacgtttaaaatgtatttatctataagtatgtttatccgttatcTAGTATCCAAAGTACAAGCTTAGCTTAGTATGGAACTTGGTCAAATGTCCCatatatgatatttatttattttaaaaactggctagaccaacacattagcagtacaaagaatacttggctaaggaacagctagatacaggctCCTATCAGTTGCTTCCGCCTGCCtgataattgaaataataataataataaaattggaaataaattacattgcggcgttcgATTGCCCacaacaaactcgttggctttacggcctcacaatgtaatgcaatttgtacgatttttcttacCGGTCTAAAACGGGCTTTAGTCCTTGCCAATCGACCATCTCAACACCGAGTAGCATAatatcacatcaaaaatacaatgttactaaaattaaatacattatttacttataaaaaagttcATCTAATCAATAATAATCCAAAACATATAAGACAAAGCTAAAAGTGCCCTTCCTAACAAAAGCGGTGTGTTTGCATTAAAGTAGCTCTGAACGGAGACGTGGAGAATGGCCCGTCCCATTAGCTGTGGCCGTATTTACCGTACGACACCATTTCGGCAGTTCAAGGGCACGACCGAAGGTTCGATTTcgggcaaaaaaaattttttcgcgTAGTTTTGCTTCGGCGAAACTCTGC includes:
- the DCP2 gene encoding decapping mRNA 2, coding for MAATNNSNRVKHTIPIDILDDLCSRFIINLPAEERDDLVRICFQMELAHWFYLDYYCTDESTSLHPCGIRDFAAHIFQHVPTLREHTARLDSVLENWREYKQTVPTYGAILLDSDLTHVLLVQSYWTKASWGFPKGKVNEDEEPWKCAAREVLEETGFDISKLINKNDYIEAIIHDQIVRLYLIPYISRDTKFQPRTRNEIKACEWFPLADLPSNKKDMTPKVKMGVSPNAFFMVLPFVKRMRRWVSERNPKSLGTRRTRHKSLGDIEVTTHKNKGKISQGLQNEITDYQTQNPPCTSNNPPAKYSAKVHPKNGSAKKDRRTKRQLFTPQNTHSANFSPVQKDKSPEKETPKVKEEIFIAPSWANFKFDVQAILNCLY